One part of the Oceanidesulfovibrio indonesiensis genome encodes these proteins:
- the trmFO gene encoding methylenetetrahydrofolate--tRNA-(uracil(54)-C(5))-methyltransferase (FADH(2)-oxidizing) TrmFO: protein MPNKPRVVIVGGGLAGCECALALARYEIPVTIVEQKPERFSPAHRNADLAELVCSNSLRSADPTAAVGELKTEMTELGSAVMDAADETRVPAGKALAVDREHFAAAMTRRIEDAPNVTLERRHVPSLDEDTLQQALDEGGAVVIAAGPLASESLSESIAAALGAEHLYFYDAIAPIVAADSLNMDICFRASRYGADGGDSEDGDYLNCPMTETEYDHFVEALLAGEKAPCREFEKEIHFEGCMPVEALAERGRLTLAYGSFKPVGLVDPRTGEQPFAVIQLRAENREGGSYNLVGCQTKLTYPEQKRIFRLVPGLENAEFERMGSVHRNTFVNSPRVLSPRGDLLARPGVYLAGQITGVEGYVESAAHGLWAGHSLGARLAGLGEVAPPPETTVLGALLAHLQRETKNFQPSNGNFGLTPALNRRAPKRKRKELYAQRAREDYAAWLQASSHILRLGS from the coding sequence ATGCCCAACAAACCCCGCGTCGTCATCGTGGGCGGAGGCCTGGCCGGCTGCGAATGCGCCCTCGCCCTCGCCCGTTACGAAATACCCGTCACCATCGTCGAGCAGAAGCCCGAGCGGTTTTCCCCGGCCCACCGCAACGCTGATCTGGCCGAGCTCGTATGTTCCAACTCCCTGCGATCGGCAGACCCCACGGCCGCCGTGGGCGAGCTCAAGACCGAAATGACCGAGCTGGGCAGCGCCGTGATGGATGCTGCCGATGAGACCCGCGTTCCGGCGGGCAAGGCCCTGGCCGTGGACCGGGAACACTTCGCCGCCGCCATGACGCGACGCATAGAGGACGCGCCGAACGTCACGCTGGAGCGCCGCCACGTTCCCTCTCTGGACGAAGACACCTTGCAACAAGCCCTGGACGAAGGCGGCGCCGTGGTCATCGCCGCCGGTCCTCTGGCTTCCGAGTCATTGAGCGAAAGCATCGCCGCCGCGCTCGGCGCCGAGCACCTCTACTTCTACGACGCCATTGCGCCCATCGTGGCTGCCGACTCCCTGAACATGGACATCTGTTTCCGCGCATCCCGGTACGGCGCAGACGGCGGGGATTCCGAGGACGGCGACTACCTGAACTGTCCCATGACCGAGACCGAATACGACCACTTCGTGGAAGCCCTGCTCGCCGGCGAGAAGGCGCCCTGCCGCGAGTTCGAGAAGGAAATCCATTTCGAGGGCTGCATGCCCGTGGAAGCGCTGGCTGAGCGCGGCCGGCTGACCCTGGCGTACGGTTCTTTCAAACCCGTGGGGCTGGTGGACCCGCGCACGGGCGAACAGCCCTTCGCCGTCATCCAGCTGCGTGCGGAAAACCGCGAAGGCGGCAGCTACAACCTGGTGGGCTGCCAGACCAAACTCACTTACCCTGAGCAGAAGCGCATATTCCGGCTCGTGCCGGGCCTGGAGAACGCCGAGTTTGAGCGCATGGGCTCGGTCCACCGCAACACCTTTGTGAACTCGCCGCGCGTTCTGAGCCCGCGGGGGGACCTCCTGGCGAGGCCCGGCGTGTACCTGGCCGGTCAGATCACGGGCGTGGAAGGATATGTGGAGTCCGCGGCGCACGGCCTGTGGGCCGGGCACAGTCTGGGAGCCCGCCTCGCCGGTCTGGGAGAGGTTGCCCCCCCGCCGGAGACCACTGTGCTCGGCGCGCTTCTGGCGCATCTGCAAAGGGAGACTAAAAACTTCCAGCCGTCCAACGGCAACTTCGGGCTCACGCCCGCGCTGAACAGGCGCGCGCCCAAACGCAAACGCAAGGAGCTATACGCCCAACGCGCGCGGGAGGACTACGCCGCGTGGCTCCAGGCTTCCTCGCACATACTGCGTCTCGGCTCGTAA
- a CDS encoding glycogen/starch/alpha-glucan phosphorylase, with the protein MADWKKKVDITSPDISAEGFQWRYCPPAEDDPEALKADAIRHIVSTLGSDYARKKKYNYYYGLALAVRDRLVEQWLTTQRSYYDEEAKRVYYLSLEYLPGKSLVNNLICLGLYHAAYRAMADFGLNLEDLTEVEWDAGLGNGGLGRLASCYLDSMATLGVPGYGYGIRYDYGMFNQVIENGAQVEKADNWMRTFNPWEFDRGNSLVEVKFGGRVKRWVDEKGRLRNDWIPEDKVHAMPCDMLVPGYRNKKTINMRLWSARSDREFDLNYFNTGDYVGAVEEKVRDENISKVLYPSEEVIQGRELRLKQQYFFVAASLHDIVRRFKKKNDDFRDFPDKVAIQLNDTHPAVAVPELMRILVDVELVDWETAWSVCEKTFAYTNHTILPEALETWSVELFGRVLPRHLEIIYEINSRFLNFVEQHYADLPRAELDDRKRRLSLIAEGAEKRVRMANLAIVGSHSVNGVAALHTKILKDSVFRDFDELYPGKINNKTNGVTPRRWLRQSNPRLTGLIGETLNSEAFLRDLDLIKQIEPYADDAEFRKRWAEVKRANKEHLRDYLEREMGAIVNIDSLFDVQVKRIHEYKRQLLNVLHVVTLFNRLIDDPGYDMTPRTVLFGGKAAPGYFMAKRIIRLINAVASVVNSEPRVSNKLTVHFMPNYRVSQAEVVIPATELSEQISMAGMEASGTGNMKFAINGALTIGTLDGATIEMADRIGKENMFLFGHTAEGIENLKREGYNPWQYYENDPELRRVLDMISGDFFSRYEPGLFQPLVQSLLSGGDRYCLLADYRSYVDTQDEVARLYHDQDEWNRRSILNTARMGFFSSDRSIAEYARDIWGLQLD; encoded by the coding sequence ATGGCAGATTGGAAAAAGAAAGTGGACATCACGAGCCCTGATATCTCTGCGGAAGGCTTTCAGTGGCGGTATTGCCCACCGGCCGAGGATGATCCCGAGGCCCTGAAGGCGGACGCCATCCGCCATATCGTCTCCACTCTGGGCAGCGATTACGCCCGGAAGAAGAAATACAATTATTACTATGGTCTGGCCCTTGCAGTGCGGGACCGCCTGGTGGAGCAGTGGCTGACCACGCAGCGCAGCTACTACGACGAAGAGGCCAAACGGGTGTACTACCTCTCGCTCGAGTATCTGCCCGGCAAGTCTCTGGTGAACAATCTTATCTGCCTTGGGTTGTATCATGCGGCCTATCGAGCCATGGCGGACTTCGGCCTGAACCTCGAGGATCTGACCGAGGTGGAATGGGACGCTGGTCTGGGGAACGGCGGCCTGGGCCGTCTCGCGTCCTGCTATCTGGACTCCATGGCCACGCTTGGCGTGCCGGGATATGGCTATGGCATCCGCTACGACTACGGCATGTTCAACCAGGTGATCGAGAACGGCGCTCAGGTGGAAAAGGCCGACAACTGGATGCGCACCTTCAACCCCTGGGAGTTCGACCGCGGCAACAGTCTCGTTGAGGTCAAGTTCGGCGGGCGCGTCAAACGCTGGGTGGACGAGAAGGGCAGGCTGCGCAACGACTGGATTCCGGAAGACAAGGTCCATGCCATGCCCTGCGATATGCTGGTGCCCGGCTACCGCAACAAGAAGACCATCAACATGCGGTTGTGGTCCGCACGCAGCGACCGCGAGTTCGATCTCAACTACTTCAACACAGGCGACTACGTCGGCGCTGTGGAAGAGAAGGTCCGGGATGAGAACATTTCCAAGGTTTTGTACCCCAGCGAAGAAGTCATTCAGGGGCGCGAACTCCGGCTCAAGCAGCAATACTTCTTCGTAGCCGCCTCCCTGCACGACATCGTGCGGCGGTTCAAAAAGAAAAACGATGATTTTCGAGATTTTCCGGACAAGGTCGCAATCCAGCTCAACGACACCCACCCGGCCGTGGCCGTGCCTGAACTCATGCGGATTCTGGTGGACGTGGAACTCGTGGACTGGGAAACGGCCTGGAGCGTTTGCGAAAAGACATTCGCCTACACGAACCACACCATCTTGCCCGAGGCGCTGGAGACCTGGTCCGTGGAGCTTTTCGGCCGGGTGCTCCCGCGGCATCTGGAAATCATCTACGAAATCAACAGCCGCTTCCTCAACTTCGTGGAGCAGCATTACGCGGACCTGCCGCGCGCCGAGCTGGACGACCGCAAGCGCAGGCTCTCGCTCATCGCCGAGGGCGCAGAAAAAAGGGTGCGCATGGCCAACCTCGCCATCGTGGGCTCCCACTCTGTGAACGGCGTCGCCGCTCTGCACACGAAAATTCTCAAGGACTCCGTGTTCCGGGACTTCGATGAACTGTATCCCGGCAAGATCAACAACAAGACCAATGGCGTGACTCCGCGCCGCTGGCTCCGGCAGTCCAACCCCCGCCTCACCGGCCTTATCGGCGAGACCCTCAACTCGGAGGCCTTCCTGCGCGACCTCGACCTCATCAAGCAGATAGAGCCCTATGCGGACGACGCCGAGTTCCGCAAACGCTGGGCCGAGGTGAAGCGAGCCAACAAGGAGCACCTGCGGGACTATCTGGAACGGGAGATGGGCGCGATCGTGAACATCGACAGCTTGTTCGACGTCCAGGTGAAGCGCATCCACGAATATAAGCGTCAGTTGCTCAACGTGCTCCACGTGGTCACGCTGTTCAACCGTCTCATAGACGACCCTGGTTACGACATGACCCCGCGCACGGTGCTCTTCGGAGGCAAGGCCGCGCCCGGCTATTTCATGGCCAAGCGCATCATCCGGCTGATCAACGCCGTGGCCTCCGTGGTCAACTCGGAACCGCGCGTTTCCAACAAGCTGACCGTGCACTTCATGCCGAACTACCGGGTCTCCCAGGCCGAGGTGGTCATTCCGGCCACCGAGCTTTCGGAGCAGATATCCATGGCCGGCATGGAGGCATCCGGCACGGGCAACATGAAGTTCGCCATCAACGGCGCCCTGACCATCGGCACACTGGACGGCGCAACCATCGAAATGGCCGATCGGATCGGAAAAGAGAACATGTTCCTTTTCGGCCACACGGCCGAGGGGATCGAAAACCTCAAGCGCGAGGGATACAACCCCTGGCAATACTACGAAAATGATCCGGAACTCCGGCGCGTGCTGGACATGATTTCCGGTGACTTCTTTTCCCGCTATGAGCCCGGCTTGTTCCAACCCCTCGTGCAGTCGCTGCTCAGCGGCGGAGACCGCTACTGCCTGCTCGCAGACTATCGCTCCTATGTGGACACACAGGACGAGGTCGCCAGACTCTATCATGACCAGGACGAGTGGAACCGCCGGTCCATCCTGAACACGGCGCGCATGGGCTTTTTCTCCAGCGACCGGTCCATAGCGGAATACGCCCGGGATATATGGGGATTGCAGCTGGACTAA
- a CDS encoding alginate O-acetyltransferase AlgX-related protein produces the protein MIRSLFHPRIVALALLAILPYALGATISTLLVDFPKVNAVFMPLVRETFTLGLASIAIGFMALILGVIRLALNGRRWWETVNSWQSWWLLHLWTYGLVAAVVVATVMFEALFESTILVGTVYISVYMIAHGLLALVLIYAPKVFSRPPRGLRTVNRLVFTAVVLCLLIEAMMTLHSQFFFTTAYWNKSLASRQFIEQQQLLNYTYLGHKFNTDGFYDEEFFPSDDGDFVVASITGSFGLGVVPLPYNFTSVAERKLQEAFEENPNVRRVGVHNLGIPNAEVHDLLRVHKHVAKPLNPDLTVYLAFLTNDIHVIETDALRHSHLQNWRVYRFIDKLITPYEREEPRIKVDFSLRTSELSKYRLDNGDKEPEVPDYVRDSTKEEPTLSEEDFIRRELQRLVFCQPERDNIQRIYRMYFNALETFRKRVGPGFIMVLAPDEFQVNDALWEKLMSMVDDPSEYDRDYPQKRVVEYCREKGIPYLDLLPLLREAEKEQRTYHLRDTHWNAWGNEIAGEAIADRILEYTGQSVQSDKHRSEGDGS, from the coding sequence ATGATCCGTTCATTGTTCCATCCCCGAATCGTTGCGCTCGCACTGCTGGCCATTCTGCCATATGCCCTGGGCGCAACCATTTCGACGCTTCTCGTGGATTTTCCCAAGGTCAACGCGGTTTTCATGCCGCTCGTGCGGGAGACCTTCACTCTGGGACTGGCGTCCATCGCCATCGGGTTCATGGCTTTGATCCTCGGCGTCATCCGTCTCGCTCTGAACGGGCGCCGCTGGTGGGAGACCGTGAACAGCTGGCAAAGCTGGTGGCTCCTGCATCTCTGGACCTACGGACTTGTCGCCGCTGTCGTCGTGGCTACGGTGATGTTCGAAGCCTTGTTCGAAAGCACCATTCTCGTGGGCACGGTGTACATCTCCGTATACATGATCGCTCACGGGCTGTTGGCGCTTGTTCTGATCTATGCGCCCAAAGTGTTTTCCCGGCCTCCGCGCGGTCTGCGCACCGTGAACAGGCTCGTCTTCACCGCGGTGGTGCTCTGTTTGCTCATCGAAGCGATGATGACCCTGCACAGCCAGTTCTTCTTCACCACGGCGTACTGGAACAAATCCCTTGCTTCGCGCCAGTTCATCGAGCAGCAGCAGCTTCTGAACTACACGTATCTCGGTCACAAGTTCAACACGGACGGATTTTACGACGAGGAGTTCTTCCCGAGCGACGACGGGGATTTCGTGGTTGCGTCCATCACCGGATCGTTCGGGCTGGGCGTTGTCCCGCTGCCGTACAATTTCACTTCCGTTGCCGAGCGCAAGCTCCAGGAGGCGTTCGAGGAGAATCCGAACGTGCGCCGCGTGGGTGTGCACAATCTCGGCATACCCAATGCGGAGGTGCATGACCTGCTGCGCGTCCACAAGCATGTGGCGAAACCGCTGAATCCGGATCTGACCGTGTATCTGGCGTTCCTCACCAACGACATCCATGTGATCGAGACGGACGCTCTGCGGCATTCGCACCTGCAGAACTGGCGCGTATACAGGTTCATAGACAAGCTCATCACCCCGTACGAGCGTGAAGAGCCCCGCATCAAGGTGGACTTTTCCCTGCGCACCAGCGAGCTGAGCAAGTACCGTCTGGATAACGGCGACAAGGAGCCGGAGGTGCCGGACTACGTGCGCGACTCCACCAAGGAGGAGCCTACGCTGTCCGAGGAGGACTTCATTCGGCGCGAGCTTCAGCGGCTGGTCTTCTGCCAGCCGGAGCGGGACAATATCCAGCGCATCTACCGCATGTACTTCAATGCGCTGGAAACCTTCCGGAAACGTGTTGGGCCCGGGTTCATCATGGTTCTTGCGCCGGATGAATTCCAGGTCAACGACGCCCTGTGGGAAAAGCTGATGTCCATGGTGGACGATCCGTCCGAATATGATCGCGACTATCCGCAGAAGCGGGTTGTCGAGTACTGCCGTGAGAAGGGGATTCCATACCTGGACCTGCTTCCTCTGCTTCGCGAAGCCGAGAAGGAGCAGCGCACCTATCATCTGCGCGATACGCACTGGAACGCCTGGGGCAACGAGATAGCGGGCGAGGCCATTGCGGACAGGATTCTGGAGTACACCGGACAAAGCGTGCAGTCGGATAAGCATCGGTCAGAGGGCGACGGCTCCTGA
- a CDS encoding MBL fold metallo-hydrolase has product MRVIFIGAGEAFDEHTPNTSLLTLPDSYDADAVLLDCGFTAAAAFFRHAPPKLHADGLAAIYLTHLHGDHFLGLPWLLHRLGEDGRTKHLDILGPADTREVIPAASEIAYPGSFARLPFPVGFVEVSPSHDITLDRWRFRFAPSLHGQPNLAVRLERDDKILCYSGDGAPGPQSASLAHNADLLVQDSYFLEKDKDPDGASGHGSAEGSIELARKSGSRRLALVHIARCVRHGRREELMRLAESVKDVQVLIPQPGCVLTL; this is encoded by the coding sequence ATGCGCGTGATCTTCATTGGCGCGGGTGAAGCGTTCGACGAACACACGCCTAATACGTCCCTGCTTACCCTGCCCGACTCATACGATGCGGACGCCGTTCTGCTGGACTGCGGCTTTACCGCAGCTGCCGCGTTTTTCCGCCATGCGCCGCCAAAACTCCACGCGGACGGCCTGGCCGCTATCTACCTGACGCATCTGCATGGAGACCACTTTCTTGGCCTGCCGTGGCTTCTGCACCGCCTCGGCGAAGATGGCCGCACGAAGCACCTGGACATCCTGGGTCCCGCAGACACGCGGGAGGTCATTCCCGCGGCATCCGAAATAGCCTATCCCGGCTCGTTCGCCAGGCTGCCGTTCCCTGTCGGCTTCGTGGAGGTCTCGCCGAGCCACGATATCACGCTGGACCGATGGCGCTTCCGTTTTGCGCCGAGCCTGCACGGGCAGCCGAACCTCGCCGTGCGCCTCGAACGCGACGACAAGATTCTTTGCTACAGCGGCGATGGCGCTCCGGGACCGCAGAGCGCCTCCCTGGCTCACAATGCGGACCTGCTCGTACAGGATTCGTATTTTCTGGAAAAGGACAAGGATCCCGACGGCGCCTCGGGGCACGGCTCCGCAGAAGGCAGCATAGAACTGGCGCGCAAGAGCGGCTCCAGGCGTCTGGCGCTGGTGCACATTGCCCGCTGCGTGCGGCACGGCAGGCGCGAGGAACTGATGCGGCTGGCCGAGTCCGTCAAGGACGTGCAGGTCCTCATACCGCAACCGGGATGTGTGCTCACGCTCTGA
- a CDS encoding EAL domain-containing protein, whose translation MDSASRQSNMMDSSESGVRGLLNQDSGAPQVVAPPPSRRSRLFLKILIFMVLVFGSIATVSSFLTAVILDSRLTEEYESKALALAGSLAESDLDNILARDASLIQARIDQYLQIEGVAYVLVTDDKGDILAHTFAPRIPHGIVDLYSSLAQSNDLAMKPFLEVTEIENENYIHAAYPILAGVGGWVHIGMDHSRITDFIHGGIMRYQVATLIIFLTSVVVAFIFTRNISKPLLRLADYAKRFAAHDFNTRIDIHSNDEVGVLAKSMQSMADDLSDLFEELEARVENATDELQETLTYLSAIMNNMANGLLVSDQEGRIRRYNPVFLNMFGLSSSDVESSTVSELLGEGFGRIVACPGASRPGGPIRGNREIEVLSRAGEVVPVEVTVSTVNLGGEMNVICIVRDITERRQAEEAYRRTHELLEQKVEERTRELKRANVQLKLEAAERSVVGEALRKAEAKYRAIFENAIEGIYQTTPEGCILSANPALARIFGYESPDEFIGSVSAIGSQLYVNPDARKEFLKRIEQNGEIKDFVSEVRRKDGSLIWVSENARKVADKNGETLYYEGSLEDITLRKATESELKHQAFHDPLTSLPNRMLFLDHLHMALERSKRRKGYLFAVLYLDLDRFKIINDSLGHNIGDELLAAVASILKDSVRGMDTVARFGGDEFAILLEDIDAPREAVKIAKRILNDISAPFHLQGHEVFTSASIGIVLVTEGYERPESILRDADTAMYRAKEHGKSRFKVFNQRMHDEALRTLELETDLRKASDAGELYVHYQPIVDLENWTIAGFEALLRWSHPRLGPIGPDEFIPLAEDAGLIFILGREVLASACEEAVRWRAMLDNLPRNGARPPHVSVNISGKQLMQPMLIGEVESVLEESGLDPRQLKLEITENVLMEHIALAEGMLARLRRIGIGLSMDDFGTGYSSLSYLRQFPIDTIKIDKDFISAAIHDKESEAIVSTVISLGRSLGLDVVAEGVETREHLDLLRLHGCRYAQGYLFSRPVSAQEAEQLILEGLGVLAT comes from the coding sequence ATGGATTCAGCTTCCAGACAATCCAACATGATGGACTCCAGCGAATCGGGCGTCCGCGGGCTCCTGAACCAGGATTCGGGCGCGCCGCAGGTCGTCGCCCCGCCGCCTTCGAGACGTTCCAGGTTGTTCCTCAAGATATTGATTTTCATGGTCCTGGTCTTCGGCTCCATAGCCACTGTGAGCTCTTTTCTCACCGCGGTCATCCTGGATTCCCGGCTCACTGAGGAATACGAGAGCAAAGCCCTGGCGCTGGCCGGCAGTCTTGCGGAATCCGACCTCGACAACATCCTTGCACGCGACGCCTCTCTCATCCAGGCCCGCATCGACCAGTACCTTCAGATCGAGGGCGTCGCGTACGTTCTCGTCACGGACGACAAGGGCGATATTCTCGCCCACACCTTCGCTCCCCGAATACCGCATGGTATCGTGGATCTTTACAGCTCCCTGGCGCAAAGCAACGATCTGGCCATGAAGCCGTTTCTTGAAGTCACTGAAATTGAAAATGAAAATTACATACATGCCGCATACCCCATCCTCGCCGGTGTGGGCGGCTGGGTGCATATCGGCATGGACCACAGCCGCATCACCGACTTCATTCACGGCGGGATCATGCGCTATCAGGTTGCGACGCTGATCATTTTCCTCACCAGTGTCGTTGTCGCCTTCATATTCACGCGCAACATTTCCAAGCCTCTGCTTCGGCTGGCCGACTACGCAAAACGGTTTGCGGCCCACGACTTCAATACGCGGATCGACATACACTCCAACGATGAAGTGGGGGTCCTCGCGAAATCCATGCAGTCCATGGCGGACGATCTGTCCGATCTGTTCGAAGAGCTCGAAGCCAGGGTGGAGAACGCCACCGACGAGCTTCAGGAAACACTCACCTACCTCTCCGCGATCATGAACAACATGGCCAATGGCCTGCTTGTCAGCGATCAGGAAGGACGCATCCGGCGCTACAACCCTGTATTCCTCAACATGTTCGGTCTCTCTTCCTCGGATGTGGAGAGCTCCACCGTGAGCGAGCTTCTGGGTGAAGGTTTCGGCCGAATTGTGGCCTGTCCGGGGGCCAGCAGGCCAGGCGGTCCCATTCGGGGCAACAGAGAAATCGAGGTGTTGAGCAGGGCGGGGGAGGTGGTGCCGGTGGAGGTCACCGTGTCCACGGTGAACCTGGGCGGCGAAATGAACGTCATCTGCATCGTCCGGGACATCACGGAACGGAGGCAGGCCGAGGAAGCCTACCGGCGCACCCACGAATTGCTCGAGCAGAAGGTGGAGGAGAGAACGCGGGAGCTCAAGCGGGCCAATGTGCAGCTCAAGCTGGAAGCAGCCGAGCGCTCCGTGGTGGGCGAAGCGTTGCGCAAGGCGGAAGCCAAGTATCGCGCCATATTCGAAAACGCCATCGAGGGCATCTATCAGACCACGCCGGAAGGGTGCATCCTCAGCGCGAACCCGGCGTTGGCGCGCATCTTCGGCTACGAAAGCCCGGACGAGTTTATCGGCTCGGTCTCAGCCATCGGCAGCCAGCTGTATGTGAATCCCGATGCGCGAAAGGAGTTTCTCAAACGTATAGAGCAGAATGGCGAGATCAAGGATTTCGTTTCCGAGGTGCGCAGGAAGGACGGCTCGCTCATCTGGGTATCCGAGAATGCGCGAAAGGTGGCGGACAAGAACGGGGAAACACTGTATTATGAAGGCTCACTGGAAGACATCACTCTGCGCAAGGCCACGGAAAGCGAGCTCAAGCACCAGGCGTTTCACGATCCGCTCACGAGCCTGCCGAACAGAATGCTGTTCCTCGACCACCTGCACATGGCCCTGGAACGCTCCAAGCGCCGCAAAGGGTATCTGTTCGCCGTGCTCTACCTGGACCTCGACCGCTTCAAGATCATCAACGACAGCCTGGGACACAACATAGGCGACGAGCTGCTCGCCGCAGTGGCGTCCATCCTCAAAGACAGCGTGCGCGGAATGGACACGGTCGCCCGATTCGGCGGCGACGAGTTCGCCATCCTGCTGGAAGACATAGACGCGCCGCGCGAAGCCGTGAAGATAGCCAAGCGCATCCTGAACGACATCTCCGCGCCGTTCCACCTGCAGGGGCACGAAGTCTTCACCTCCGCGTCCATCGGCATCGTTCTCGTCACGGAAGGCTACGAGCGGCCTGAATCCATTTTGAGGGATGCGGACACGGCCATGTATCGCGCCAAGGAGCACGGCAAGTCCCGCTTCAAGGTGTTCAACCAGCGCATGCACGACGAAGCCCTGCGCACCCTGGAGCTGGAAACCGACCTGCGCAAGGCGTCCGACGCAGGGGAGTTGTATGTGCACTACCAGCCCATCGTGGATCTGGAAAACTGGACCATCGCCGGATTCGAGGCGCTTCTGCGTTGGAGTCATCCCCGGCTGGGCCCCATCGGGCCGGACGAGTTCATCCCCCTGGCCGAGGATGCAGGCCTCATCTTCATCCTTGGCCGCGAAGTGCTGGCAAGCGCCTGCGAAGAAGCGGTGCGCTGGCGCGCGATGCTCGACAACCTGCCCCGCAACGGCGCCAGGCCACCCCATGTGAGCGTGAACATATCGGGCAAGCAGCTCATGCAACCCATGCTGATCGGCGAGGTGGAATCCGTCCTCGAAGAAAGCGGCCTGGACCCCAGGCAACTCAAGCTGGAAATTACCGAAAACGTCCTCATGGAGCACATCGCGCTGGCCGAAGGCATGCTTGCGCGACTCCGGCGCATTGGCATTGGCCTGTCCATGGACGACTTCGGCACCGGGTACTCGTCGCTCTCCTACCTGCGGCAGTTTCCCATAGACACCATCAAGATAGACAAGGACTTCATCTCCGCTGCCATCCACGACAAGGAAAGCGAGGCCATCGTCTCCACGGTCATCTCCCTGGGGCGCTCGCTCGGCCTGGATGTGGTGGCCGAAGGCGTGGAAACCCGGGAGCATCTGGATCTGCTGCGCCTGCACGGCTGCCGGTACGCCCAGGGCTATCTTTTCTCGCGGCCCGTCAGCGCACAGGAGGCGGAGCAATTGATTCTCGAAGGACTCGGGGTCCTCGCAACATGA
- a CDS encoding response regulator: MARILVVEDKFSDGRALTRQLDEMGHETKHVVSQGQAVSAVEGGGYEYVFLDLTLPDGDGVEVVPDIRNSGAAVVLLLETSKEEMDAEVAGRIEALGETAIAQKPLSEDDIVTSIEKADACRQKRLSMAEKEKSAEKDEPVREEAVPAKEETAPAAAEVAPAAERAAEKPVEDADAVAGGTGLPKRLPKLKAYRDQMEKRYLRRLLKDSGGNVKKALTMAGVSRASYYNLLKKHGLN, translated from the coding sequence ATGGCTAGGATACTCGTGGTGGAAGACAAGTTCTCGGACGGCCGCGCCCTTACGCGGCAGCTGGACGAGATGGGGCATGAGACAAAGCATGTCGTCTCACAGGGACAAGCTGTCAGCGCTGTCGAGGGCGGTGGGTACGAGTACGTGTTTCTCGACCTCACCCTGCCGGACGGCGACGGCGTGGAGGTGGTGCCGGACATCCGCAACAGCGGTGCCGCCGTGGTCCTGCTCCTGGAAACTTCCAAGGAAGAAATGGACGCCGAGGTAGCCGGCCGCATCGAAGCGCTCGGTGAAACGGCCATTGCTCAAAAGCCGCTGAGCGAGGACGACATCGTAACATCCATCGAGAAGGCGGACGCCTGCCGACAGAAGCGTTTGTCCATGGCTGAAAAGGAAAAATCCGCGGAGAAAGACGAACCTGTCCGCGAGGAAGCCGTTCCGGCCAAGGAGGAAACCGCGCCAGCTGCGGCGGAGGTCGCTCCGGCTGCGGAGCGCGCTGCCGAAAAACCTGTCGAGGACGCCGACGCAGTTGCCGGCGGCACGGGCCTGCCCAAGCGGCTTCCCAAGCTCAAGGCTTACCGTGACCAGATGGAGAAACGCTACCTGCGCCGTCTTCTCAAAGACTCTGGCGGCAATGTGAAAAAGGCTCTCACCATGGCTGGCGTGTCCAGAGCAAGCTACTATAATCTTTTGAAAAAACACGGTCTCAACTAG